From a single Geothermobacter hydrogeniphilus genomic region:
- a CDS encoding GAF domain-containing protein — translation MSDYPDSVSELCTELRQQLAEQDDLDSRSAVAVAALSRQLRVAEDEVALFLLDERKTVLHFLWPKRFRQIGFIPYSSLDSLAARTAREGRVFLNNTFASVHHASFFEKIRLKDGIADRPKPIQKIISVPMVVAGEVRGVIQISRKGEEGDELADFDDQAANALVELASVIGEAL, via the coding sequence ATGAGTGATTATCCCGACTCAGTGAGCGAACTCTGCACCGAACTGCGACAGCAACTGGCTGAGCAGGATGATCTCGACAGCCGCAGCGCGGTTGCCGTGGCCGCCCTCAGCCGACAGCTGCGGGTCGCTGAAGATGAAGTCGCCCTGTTCCTGCTCGATGAGCGCAAAACGGTACTGCACTTTCTCTGGCCGAAACGGTTCCGCCAGATCGGCTTTATCCCCTACTCCTCCCTCGACTCCCTGGCGGCGCGCACTGCCCGTGAGGGCCGTGTCTTCCTCAACAACACTTTCGCTTCGGTCCACCACGCTTCCTTCTTTGAAAAGATCCGCCTCAAGGACGGCATTGCCGACCGTCCCAAGCCGATTCAGAAAATCATCAGCGTGCCGATGGTGGTTGCCGGCGAGGTGCGCGGCGTCATCCAGATTTCACGTAAAGGGGAAGAAGGGGACGAACTCGCCGATTTCGACGATCAGGCGGCGAATGCCCTGGTGGAACTGGCTTCGGTAATCGGCGAAGCACTCTGA
- a CDS encoding YkgJ family cysteine cluster protein has product MKKARRQKKTTRPVCPETPDTWIRYYGRLCDSCSAGCCRLEVEVDVADLVRMGLIDDFDAGTSAKLLARRLRKEGVIEHFNHKRGIFSLTRRANADCIYLHPRTRRCTIYEKRPATCRNHPRIGPRPGYCAYRQRT; this is encoded by the coding sequence ATGAAAAAAGCACGTCGCCAGAAAAAAACCACCAGGCCGGTCTGCCCGGAGACCCCGGATACCTGGATCAGATATTATGGTCGCTTGTGTGACAGCTGCAGTGCCGGCTGTTGCCGTCTGGAGGTCGAGGTCGATGTTGCCGACCTGGTGAGAATGGGGCTGATCGATGACTTCGATGCCGGGACTTCTGCCAAGTTGCTGGCAAGGCGGCTGCGTAAGGAAGGGGTGATCGAGCACTTCAATCACAAACGCGGGATCTTCAGTCTGACCCGGCGGGCCAACGCCGATTGTATCTACCTGCATCCACGGACACGGCGCTGCACCATTTACGAAAAACGTCCCGCGACCTGCCGCAACCATCCCCGCATCGGGCCCCGTCCCGGTTACTGCGCCTATCGGCAGCGGACCTGA